A part of Kitasatospora acidiphila genomic DNA contains:
- a CDS encoding DUF6159 family protein, translating into MALISGGVAVPTFIRDWAEPSPSAFDVISLGVGYLLLGFALTLCSAAMICAVDDVLRGEPARIGVSYRRALRHWRQLLAWSLLNTTVLLLIRQLKRIPVAGEIMDGLFSAGWAVATYLALPAMMIDGLGVTEGIRRSSRMLRATFSRQVYGSLWIAAPVVLSVVIGFLAFMLGVESNSLGPAVAGGVVAALLLMCALLAGATISGIFRTVLYRDSSTAA; encoded by the coding sequence TTGGCGCTGATCTCCGGTGGCGTGGCGGTGCCGACGTTCATCAGGGATTGGGCCGAGCCGTCGCCGTCCGCCTTCGATGTGATCTCTCTGGGAGTCGGCTACCTCCTGTTGGGATTCGCCCTCACCCTCTGCAGTGCCGCGATGATCTGCGCGGTCGATGACGTGCTGCGGGGAGAGCCCGCCCGGATCGGCGTGAGCTATCGGCGAGCTCTGCGGCACTGGCGACAGCTGCTGGCGTGGAGCCTGCTCAACACGACGGTTCTGCTGCTCATCCGACAGCTGAAGCGGATCCCGGTCGCCGGCGAGATCATGGACGGACTGTTCAGTGCAGGCTGGGCCGTCGCCACCTACCTGGCACTACCAGCCATGATGATCGACGGCCTCGGGGTGACAGAGGGCATCCGCCGGTCGTCGCGGATGCTGCGCGCGACCTTCTCCCGGCAGGTGTACGGCTCGCTGTGGATCGCGGCGCCCGTGGTCCTCTCGGTGGTCATCGGATTCCTGGCATTCATGCTCGGAGTCGAGTCGAACAGCCTGGGGCCTGCCGTTGCGGGCGGCGTGGTCGCCGCTCTGCTCCTGATGTGCGCACTTCTCGCAGGGGCCACGATCTCCGGGATCTTCCGCACCGTGCTCTACCGGGACTCCTCGACTGCAGCCTGA